Proteins encoded in a region of the uncultured Paludibaculum sp. genome:
- the nusA gene encoding transcription termination factor NusA, producing the protein MASIYQSIEILSKEKGIDPQIVLDAVKDAMLVAARKQFKSTDDLVADLDEKTGNIIIYSVKVVADPVTDPGKEVSLAEARRYDKTAEVGAVIRFAKPTELLGRISAQTAKQVILQKVREAERENIFAEYSGRVGELVNCTVKRLEGPDLVVDLGKTEARLGKKEQSRLENFSVGERVRAVIRSVDKTGKNSGVIVSRAAPELVMRLFEQEVPEIYDGTVVIRGCAREAGERTKIAVLSRDRDVDCVGACVGMKGMRVQSIIRELRGEKIDIIEFSDDPVVFATHALSPAKISRVAIIDSVEKHMEVIVEDSQLSLAIGKKGQNVRLAAKLLGWRIDIKTEEEKRQEVEAHMAALSAGTPLSVLLDHNLPEPVLESLLVGGIGTVEKLGSMTPEELELIAGIDAQVVETIGASVNAFYTQLDAPAGEPQAEVTETAVENSAATEEPAVEDSAETELENASPAVDQPVADESDTMGNSGLPVEQ; encoded by the coding sequence TTGGCATCCATTTATCAGTCCATTGAAATCCTGAGCAAAGAGAAGGGCATCGATCCGCAGATCGTGCTCGATGCGGTGAAGGACGCCATGCTTGTGGCCGCGCGGAAACAGTTCAAGTCCACCGACGACCTGGTGGCGGATCTGGATGAGAAGACTGGCAACATCATCATCTATTCGGTGAAGGTGGTGGCCGATCCGGTGACGGATCCGGGCAAGGAAGTGAGCCTGGCCGAGGCGCGCCGCTACGACAAGACCGCGGAAGTGGGTGCCGTGATCCGCTTCGCCAAGCCGACGGAACTCCTGGGCCGGATCTCCGCCCAGACGGCCAAGCAGGTGATTCTGCAAAAGGTCAGGGAAGCGGAGCGAGAGAACATCTTCGCGGAGTATTCGGGCCGCGTGGGCGAACTGGTGAACTGCACGGTGAAGCGCCTGGAGGGCCCCGATCTGGTGGTTGACCTCGGGAAGACGGAAGCGCGACTGGGGAAGAAAGAGCAATCGCGGCTGGAGAACTTCTCGGTGGGCGAACGCGTGCGCGCCGTCATCCGGAGCGTGGACAAGACCGGTAAGAATTCGGGTGTGATCGTATCGCGAGCCGCGCCCGAACTGGTGATGCGCCTGTTCGAGCAGGAAGTGCCGGAGATCTATGACGGCACTGTCGTGATTCGCGGCTGCGCCCGGGAAGCGGGCGAGCGGACGAAGATCGCGGTGTTGAGCCGTGACCGGGATGTGGATTGCGTGGGCGCCTGCGTGGGCATGAAGGGCATGCGCGTCCAGTCGATCATCCGTGAACTGCGCGGCGAAAAGATTGACATTATTGAATTTAGCGACGATCCGGTGGTTTTCGCCACACACGCGCTGAGCCCCGCCAAGATTTCGCGAGTGGCGATCATCGATTCCGTGGAAAAGCACATGGAAGTGATCGTGGAAGACTCGCAGTTGTCGCTGGCGATTGGAAAGAAAGGCCAGAACGTTCGCCTGGCGGCGAAACTGCTGGGTTGGCGGATCGACATCAAGACCGAGGAAGAGAAGCGGCAGGAAGTGGAAGCGCACATGGCGGCGCTGTCGGCCGGGACTCCGTTGTCGGTCCTGCTGGATCACAATCTGCCGGAACCGGTGCTTGAGTCGTTGTTGGTGGGCGGCATCGGAACGGTCGAAAAGTTGGGTTCGATGACTCCGGAGGAGTTGGAGTTGATCGCGGGCATTGATGCGCAGGTGGTGGAAACCATCGGGGCGTCAGTGAACGCCTTCTACACTCAGTTGGATGCGCCGGCGGGTGAACCGCAGGCCGAAGTGACGGAGACCGCTGTGGAAAACAGTGCGGCGACGGAAGAGCCGGCTGTGGAAGACAGCGCTGAGACAGAGTTGGAAAACGCGTCGCCTGCAGTGGATCAACCTGTGGCGGATGAATCTGATACGATGGGAAACTCGGGTCTTCCTGTCGAGCAGTAA
- the rimP gene encoding ribosome maturation factor RimP, whose product MAGSREALIEKITEIANRAAQREGLEVWSLELLGSGQSRVLRIYIDKPEGVSHADCELISHKVGAILDEESIIPGDSYQLEVSSPGVERKLFRPEHFTRFAGKKARLSLREPVENQRRWDGVLSGYEDGCVVLETGVDKAIRVRMEQIEKANLKFEW is encoded by the coding sequence ATGGCGGGCAGCAGGGAAGCGCTGATCGAGAAGATCACCGAAATCGCCAATCGCGCTGCGCAGCGCGAGGGGCTAGAGGTGTGGTCGCTCGAACTGCTGGGGTCCGGCCAGAGTCGGGTTTTGCGTATTTACATTGATAAGCCGGAGGGCGTGTCGCACGCCGACTGCGAGTTAATTTCGCATAAGGTGGGCGCCATCCTCGACGAGGAAAGCATCATCCCGGGTGACTCCTACCAATTGGAAGTGAGTTCGCCTGGGGTTGAACGCAAACTCTTCCGTCCGGAGCATTTCACCCGGTTCGCCGGCAAGAAGGCGCGGCTGTCGCTGCGTGAGCCGGTGGAGAACCAGCGCCGCTGGGACGGCGTGTTGTCAGGTTACGAAGACGGGTGCGTGGTTCTCGAGACGGGTGTAGACAAAGCCATCCGGGTCCGGATGGAACAAATCGAAAAGGCAAATCTGAAATTCGAGTGGTGA
- a CDS encoding NIPSNAP family protein encodes MQRRTFIQTMGAAAMLPAEGKVSAPHYYLLEQYYLKNGTQGARIADYLKNGPIEASARLGVPGPRFVLEALIAPHMPQVACISAYSSLEEMRDVRKKLAADSKLQAALSQWEAGDEAPYENYSEVLLEAAPYAPPFEAATPGKPRVFELRLYHSPTEKQLKALHERFAGPEIKIFDRSGIHPVLYSSTLIGPSKPNLVYLIPFDDLAAREKAWATFGADPEWVKVRAESIAKYGQISSVMQMSLFKGAAYSPLR; translated from the coding sequence GTGCAACGCCGAACGTTCATTCAAACCATGGGAGCCGCCGCCATGTTGCCAGCCGAAGGCAAAGTATCCGCGCCACATTACTACCTGCTCGAACAGTACTATCTCAAGAATGGCACGCAGGGGGCCCGTATTGCGGACTACCTGAAGAACGGTCCCATCGAGGCCTCGGCTCGCCTCGGTGTCCCCGGACCTCGCTTTGTTCTGGAGGCATTGATCGCCCCTCACATGCCGCAGGTCGCGTGCATCAGCGCCTACTCTTCGCTGGAAGAGATGCGCGATGTTCGCAAAAAACTGGCCGCCGACTCCAAACTGCAAGCCGCTCTGTCGCAATGGGAGGCCGGTGACGAAGCACCTTACGAGAACTACTCCGAAGTCCTGTTGGAGGCAGCCCCTTACGCGCCGCCGTTCGAAGCCGCAACGCCGGGCAAGCCGCGCGTCTTCGAACTGCGCCTCTACCACTCGCCCACTGAGAAACAGTTGAAAGCACTACACGAACGCTTCGCCGGTCCGGAGATCAAAATCTTCGACCGCAGCGGCATTCACCCCGTGCTCTACAGCTCGACTCTCATCGGTCCCAGTAAACCGAACCTGGTCTACTTGATCCCCTTCGACGATCTCGCCGCTCGCGAGAAAGCCTGGGCCACCTTTGGCGCCGATCCCGAATGGGTGAAGGTGCGCGCCGAGTCCATCGCCAAGTACGGGCAGATCTCCAGCGTCATGCAGATGTCGCTCTTCAAGGGTGCAGCTTATTCGCCCTTGCGCTGA
- a CDS encoding ECF-type sigma factor produces the protein MTNSSPSLDELMQSVYAEMKRLAASQMNGERRDHTLQPTALVHEVYLRLAGQQHLDWRNRAQLLGLAAQMMRRILLDHAASHRAAKRWGGLIRVPIEDDQSADCGPEVQILDLDRALRRLAEIDPQQARVVELRFFGGLTAEEAAESMDISVATIHREWATARLWLLRHVSEARRQ, from the coding sequence ATGACCAATTCCAGCCCTTCCCTCGACGAGCTGATGCAATCCGTATATGCGGAAATGAAGCGCCTGGCGGCTTCGCAAATGAATGGGGAACGGCGCGATCACACCCTGCAGCCGACTGCTTTGGTGCATGAAGTCTATCTGCGGCTGGCCGGGCAACAGCACCTGGATTGGAGGAACCGGGCACAGTTGCTGGGGCTGGCGGCGCAGATGATGCGGCGGATTCTGCTGGACCATGCGGCCAGCCACAGGGCGGCGAAGAGATGGGGCGGGCTGATCCGTGTACCCATTGAGGACGATCAATCGGCGGACTGTGGTCCGGAGGTGCAGATTCTCGATCTGGACCGCGCCTTGCGGCGTCTGGCGGAGATCGACCCGCAGCAGGCGCGTGTCGTCGAGCTTCGGTTCTTTGGCGGACTGACGGCGGAAGAGGCCGCGGAATCGATGGACATTTCGGTGGCCACGATTCACAGGGAATGGGCCACGGCGCGGCTCTGGCTGCTGCGCCACGTCAGCGAGGCACGGCGCCAATGA